NNNNNNNNNNNNNNNNttgaaataatatataaaattttttaaaaaaaaaaaaaaaaaaaaaaaaaattatatatcttaGGCACCTCAcataaacaatatatatgatacatatttagtatgcatatatatatatatatatatatatatatatatatgtacatataaaaaatactttttatttttaatttcagCCGAACTTTTTAGtacacataaatatattttttataatatctaTATTTGGGGCCCTCTTCgaagtaaaaaaaaaaaaattaaaataaaataaattatatatacatatatattatatNNNNNNNNNNNNNNNNNNNNNNNNNNNNNNNNNNNNNNNNNNNNNNNNNNNNNNNNNNNNNNNNNNNNNNNNNNNNNNNNNNNNNNNNNNNNNNNNNNNNgataataaaatatgtaatgATGATAAGTTAAACAGTTTCAACATTTTGGACATCCTTAATACTAGACAGAAGGATATAGACAAGCAAGTaattgaaaatataaagaaattaaaattttccATAATGTATAAAGAACACATAAAGTGtattcaaaaatattagTATGATTCATGTTGTTgcatttatttatttattttttatttttttttttttattattttgaataaataatagGTAAAGTNNNNNNNNNNNNNNNNNNNNNNNNNNNNNNNNNNNNNNNNNNNNNNNNNNNNNNNNNNNNNNNNNNNNNNNNNNNNNNNNNNNNNNNNNNNNNNNNNNNNTATATTTTGATGTATTTACacatatgatatatataaatgaatttttatgtttaataTTTACAAGCTAATATTTATccataattatatatatatatatttatttatttattaatttttatgtatttttttttttttaaaatcatttataacatttttgtatgtgtgtgtgtgtgtttttttttttttttttttttttttttgaaataaatataaatttataaaaatgtttgaaaatataatttatttcattcgaacttaaaaaatataagaaaatataaataatataaataatatatatatatatatatatattttatatattattacccttatataacaaaatatacatatatctGCTTCTACCTAtctatatctatatatatctatatatatttatatatctatatataaaatggaATATCACAAACCAAGGTTGCCCTTGATAAGCGTCCTTATTATTTCATGTGCTTTATTCTTTCTTATCAAACCTAGTGAAGAAATATTTCAGACGAACGGACTGGACGGAACGGAAAAAAGGCTAGCTGTTCATTTGatcaatatatatgaagaaaCAAAGGATGTGGAatctattttttatgaaaatgtTGATAGAGTTCACAACATGTTTGAggaaataaagaaaaaaaataacatgaacaataatgatgataatagtaatgtaaggaaaaataaatatgatgaagaaaatatagataCCGAAAAAGCATCTCCTTTAAATCCATACTTAGCTGCAAGTTTTGTGGAGATGCAGTCGAAAGGACCTGTAGAAGAAGAAACAATTTGGAGAGCTCTTTACGACACTCAACTAAGAAGATCCCCACCGACAGAAGAGGTTCATGTTTTTTCTTCTGAGGATATAAAGaaagaatataatgaaGCTAAAATGGATTCTTTTATATCTCAAATTGATATGATGAAATCAGAGTTCGATAAAAacttaaattatatgaatgCAGAAATGTTTagacaaaaaaataaaaaaaaagtattaCATGATGCATCTTTGTTTGATCagcatataaaaaaaatgaataataaaaggaTATGTAAAAATGGACCTCTGAAAAAGGAATATTCTACTCAGATATTGTgttgaaattttttttttttttaaataataaaaattaatataatgtatacatatatatataaatatatatatatatatatatatatatatatatgtatatgtctacatttatatattaaaattttttatatttatacattttttcacatatatacatagGAACATACATACATTGCGACTATAGAAATACCTTCTTTTTAGAAAATACatctttataatatacCAAAAGAAAGATGTAAGACTTGATGTCATTTTTAAGATACAAAATGTCGTCATCAAAAGAAACTATAGCTTTTCCTTGTTTAGCAAATGGTTTTGTGATAGTACCAgtatgtaatatattagaaGTATTTCCATTTGTTGtatttccatttttttgATCATATGTTGAtttaagaatataaatttttttatctatatatgGAATAACCTGGTTGGATGAttgaaataaatttttacatataatagTATGTTCATCTATGATTTTATCGATGTTTccttttttgtttttttctttaagtatttttaaatctttatattcttcatatttatatatgtttggTTGTTTATTAAAAACGAAAGAATCgtcttttttatatgtacaatTCTTATCCAGCATTTCTATAATTTCCCCATAAAGGCATATTCTACAATTCGTATGTTCATCATTCTTTAGGAATATGCATTTCTCATTTTCAAAACAGTGAATCTTTCTTTTCATAACTacaagaaaataaatatcatcatcatcatcattaagatgatgattattattattaatatcatcactatgttcatttttattattatcatcaccatgatcatttttattattatcatcaccatgatcattattattaatatcaccactatgttcatttttattattatcatcaccatgatcattattattattatcatcaccatgatccttattattactatttttattattgttgttattattttccgTTTGTGTGTCATCATAACAAAGTTTATTTATAAGTAAGTAATTTCCTTTCCTATCAAACTTTCTGTCAACATTTAAAGTATCTTCTATTGAAGTAGGGAACATATCATCCCCTTGTGAGATTTCgttatattttatcttcTTAGATGTATTTGTTtcatatttgtttttaatttttttaaaaaaatatccaTAACATTCTGTTGAAGAAAAACcaataatacaaataaaatgttCTAGATTATTTAGatcctttttataaaacTCTACTTGTTTGACTTTACATATAAAcattgaaaaatatgatatatttgAGTTCTCATAAACTATAACTCctctttcatttttttttatattttttatactattgtttaatattaaaagagATAATCGGCTTCCTTTTTTCCCTTCATgcacattttttttaaaacttTGTATTTCTTTAACTTTCCCTGTTTCATTTAATGGTAAAATAGTAACATTacaatttatttttatctttcCTTTGATCACTGTCCCTGTAAATACTGTTCCTTTCCCTTTAATGTTAAAAGAAtgatcatataaaaaataaaaatctTCATATGTTGAAATTTCTCTTTCTGGtatctttataatattagtaagaacatttattatttctttaatatttaagGTTTTATTCATTAATGGTGTGTCCGACGATGATTTGTTTTGAGACAATTTGTTATATGATGTAATGTGTTCTTTATTTAATCCGTTCCATTCGTTcatatgattatttaataaatttgaTGCATCCTTCTTATCATCATCACTTAATAAATTTCTCCCACCCTTCTTATCATCATCGcttaataaatttttccCACCCTTCTTATCATCATCacttaataaatttttccTACCCTTCTTATCATCATCACTTAGTAAATTTCTCCCACCCTTCTTATCGTCATCACTTAATAAATTTCTCCCACCCTTCTTATCATCATCACTTAATAAATTGTTCACACCCTTCTTATCATCATCACTTAATAAATTTGGTGGATCCCCTTCAACatctttattatctttaCCTTTTACATTTGCTGATATGCTAACAATGTGGTAGTTCAAGCTTTGTAGAGActtaaatttataaaatgcttcttgtatttttttcttcattaaattaatttttttttcccttaGATGTAAAGGTATAAGATCGATTTTATTTAagacaataataatatcacaattaattattttacataaaaCTAGACACTCGATGGTTTGTTTTTGTATTCCTTTATTTACATCTATAActaataaaatgatatcTGTAATTTCTGAACCCATAATAATACTTTTTAAAAGAGAATGATGTCCTGGGCAATCAACTAAACAAATCTGAATAATTTCTTCATcataaaagtatatattattagaaGGATGTTTGGAATTTGTATAgtcataataattttgtttttcattatattcaatatttgttttatcatatcttatattatgtaaatcatttttctcttttcttttacaatataaaaagggTTCATTTTGATCAGTTGTTTGATCATTTGGTAAATTTGTTTGGACTTCCCTCTTGTGATTtacattataatttttttttatttttttctttatatagAAAGAAGAAAAACCGAGGTCGATCGTTATGCCTCTTTCTTTGCTTTCTTTATGTTTATCTAGGGCGCATGTACTTAAAACTTCGCTCAGGCATTTACAGAGGCTCGTTTTGCCAGAGTCAACGTGTCCTAAAACACCtacattaatatttatcataagGGAGAGATTTGTATAATAAGTAACTTTCAAAAAATCTATATGTTTggattttttattttaataaaatattttatatatatgccTTTATAAGTGATCCCATTGAAATATGgtacataaaaaaaaaaaaaaataaaataaaaaaataaaataaaaaaataaaataaaNNNNNNNNNNNNNNNNNNNNNNNNNNNNNNNNNNNNNNNNNNNNNNNNNNNNNNNNNNNNNNNNNNNNNNNNNNNNNNNNNNNNNNNNNNNNNNNNNNNNATGATGAggatgataattataatattagtAGGTGTTTAAGcatatatgaaaaaaaaaacattgATTTTGAAAAAAGGAAGCATGATACACACATGAACAGAATAAGGAAGGAAGAGAAACCTAGTAACATCTCTTGTATTAGAGGgaataacaaaaataatgataaggCAACATCCAAGggtaatgataataataataataaggtAGGAGGTACCCAAAATGTGGCTGAAGAAATAAGTACAACGAAAGGAAAgttaaataatattaagaaaagcaataataataataataataataataataaatgtgataataataataataataaaaataataattgtgataataataataataataattttgatgataatattaataattgtCATGATAATAACTATGATGATGATTTCATTGgtcataatatatttgaggagaaaaaagaaaatctAAAAGATcttttgaaaataataaattataacaaAGAAAGTATGAATGATCTATCAGATGACAAgatggaaaaaaaagatcATGAAATAGATAATGTTTTATCTAATCTGTGTAGTGATAACAATATATGtagtgatgataatatatgtagtgatgataatatatgtagtgatgatcatatatatagtgatgataatatatgtagtgatgatcatatatatagtgatgataatatatattgtgatgataattataagaaaaacagattaaatgaaatgaacaaaaaaaagcaTTTGAGCTGTTTTGATAAAACTTTAGATGATCTATCTACAATTATTCAGAAgaatgaagaaaatgatttgaatataattatatatagtgatgatcatatatatagtgatgataatatatgtagtgatgatcatatatatagtgatgataatatatattgtgatgataattataagaaaaacagattaaatgaaatgaacaaaaaaaagcaTTTGAGCTGTTTTGATAAAACTTTAGATGATCTATCTACAATTATTCAGAAgaatgaagaaaatgatttgaatataattaaaCGAATACatgaaattataatatcaGAAAAAGAATCACCACAAGATTCTTGTACAAATGttataaacaaaattaaaaaggaAAGAAATTTAACAActcataatataaatataagcacaaatataaatataaatacaaatataaatataaatacaaatacaAACATAAACACAAACAGCAACGATGACGGCAACGGCAACATCAACGGTAACATCAACGGTAAGATCAACGGCAACATCAAAGGCAACACCACCATCAAAAGCAACAGCAACGACAACAGCACCACCAAAAGCACCACCAAAAGCAACAGCAAGACAACCATCGgtaacaatataaatagtaAGAATGATAAGGCACATCATAATAATGTTGTGAAAAAATCAGAgaaaagtaataaaaaagaaaaagaagaagaaaacaatagcgatgatgatgatgatgatgataatgatagTTATAATTCTATAGAAATAGAACCATTAACTCATAAACTTAGTGAGAATAAATCTATAAATAACGAACAacaaattattttgaaCAGAAGTATTAAAAGACGTTTATCACAAATATTAGacaatatgaaaaaaaagaaaatttacaaaatgataaataacgacaatgatgattatacaaatatttgttttaGTTCACATGATATGAAAGAGAAATTAATAGAACGTGTGATGATAAATAAGCTAACAAAAATAACATGTCATGAAAATGATGATTTACATAATGGATATGAAAATActaattattatttagataaaataaatctagatgttatatataataaattacattatgatttatataaaaatgaagaagaatTTCATGATGatgtttttttaatgtttcaagttttaaaaaaaatgattgAAGAAAcaaaagataaaaatgaacaaaGGAACCTTTTCAActtaagaaaaaatgaattaaaaaattatgaacaagaattttataaaatgttaaTATCAATTAGAGGTACCAAAAGCGCAAATAAATTTATGATGGATCAAAGACGTCATCatgaaaaagaagaaaaatattttttaaaattttttttagaaCCTGAGAAATTATCTCACCATAACAATGAAAAAGGACTTCCTtcaaacaaaaataaaagtattagtaacaataataaaaataataaaaataataaaaataataaaaataacacaAATAACACAAATAACACAAATAACACAAATAACacaaataaaacaaataacacaaataaaacaaataacacaaataaaacaaataaaacaaataacacaaataaaacaaataacacaaataaaacaaataacACAAATAACACaaacaaaacaaataacacaaacaaaacaaataacacaaacaaaacaaataaCACAAACAAAACAAGTAACAATagttataataacaattttGTAACGGAGGATGATACTTGTActcataataaatataagtCGTCCATATCATCGAACATGTTAAAAGGATTAAGTTTAGAgaatcataaaaatattctaaAAGATggaataaataaagaagaaggtgatgatattattaatatttatataacagATGAAGAATTTGATTTAAGTGGTAAAGGAGGTGAAGATACTTATAAAGATAACATATCATATGTAGATAATATGGATACTATATCAAATactattttattatctaaaccgaataatgttaatattataaataataacgAACAGGTACATTTGGAATCTTCAattaatatgaacaatTCAAACAGTCATacaaaatgtatatataatgataaatgCTCATCATTAATTTCAAATTCTCATGATCATATACAGAATGACGATCTGTTCAATGCTCAAAAGGTATTATCTCCGAATTATATGACTGCTGTTGGAAATGTTGATAAGAGgaatttatatgtattgGAAGAAATGAAGGACCATATAAAACAGCATCTGGGTTATGACAACACATgttatgataataataataataaaggtgatataaaagatgatataaaagatgatataaaagatgatataaaagatgataaaaaaggtgataataatgatgatgataataataaccaacataataataattattattataatgtgGATGAAAAAAGTACCAGCAAAGCAGAGAACTCAAATAAACGATTACTTAAACAATGGGAAAAAATTCTCAGAGATAATGTTTTAAAACTTTTAAagaatgataataattcgttttattttaaaacaCCTGTCTTAGAAGAtagtaatattaatgataatataaaagaagagtacagaataaaaattaagaaaCCTATGGATTATATTACCATATCTAGGAATTTATCAGatggtatatataaagaacctattgatttttattatgatatgaaattaatttataaaaattgtataGATTTTAATCCTGACAcagaagaaaataaatatattatcgATGCTGCTAAAAGTAGCGATATGAAATTTGAATTTTTATGGAATAAATGGAAagagaaaataaataataatttttgtgatctaaataataatatatttaatgaaaCCTATTACATAGAATTTTTTAGAAAAattaccaaaaaaaaaaaaaaacatagTTCTATTTATACATTATGGATAGATTATCTtattagtaataatatagatatacaagaattttctaaattaagaaatattaatattaatgaattaaataaaaaatgtaaacctaatataaatattaatgatataaaattaataaattataaaaaattaaataaaaataatctGTTATCCTATATATTCAAGGAAGAATATAACAACATAGTTgttaatacaaaaaaaaaatcattaACTGTATCATCTAGTGCATTTGTGCAAGAACATATAGATAAtcatacaaataaatatgtaacACAAATGattgaagaaaatgattTAACAGACTTAAATATACAATTGAATCATGTAGATAAATCCAATTATGATCATATCAAAAATTGTAAAGATAATATTAGTCAATTGTGTAACTTATATGAGATGGAAAAAAATCATCATTTAAACCGAACACATATGtcatatgaaaaatttaatttaaaagatgACACACATCATAGTGACGACATAAAACATACAACAGATCACGAGAATTcaaaaaaacataatatggatcatattaataattatcctatacaagaaaaaaataagaaaataaaaattgtttTAAAAGATTCAAATGTCGTAAACAATTTTgaacaaaatatacaaCACAAGAGCAAAgaggaagaaaaaaaatctaCCAAAATGttaaagaaaagaaaacgaaataaaaatgtaattctttttgaagaaaatatttttgataattatttagaaaataaaaagagCTGTATGCTGAAGTGTGAGAAAAATGTCTTTATAACCGActgtttttattataaaaatatttttagaAACCTGCACGAGTTTATTGATGATAAATCGATTGAGGGGAATGATGAAAAAAGGAGTTCTCATCAAAATGGTACAACTTGTGAAAATGTGATAAGTAATCAAAACGTGcataatgatgataataaaaataatgatgataataaaaataatgatgataataaaaataatgatgataatgtaaacaatgatgataatgtaAACAATGATGATACTAAAAATAATGACGATAATGTAAACAATGATGATACTAAACATAATGACGataatgtgaataataatataaactCTGGTGATGTGgaacaaaatgataatCCTAACCTAACCGAAGAAAACAAACCTATTTAcgataataaagaaaatattaaaaaattatggaaagaaaaaatgaccacactttataattatgataatacaAATTGTAAAATACACGTATTTCATTATTCACCaaatgaagataaaaatCTGTTTAACTTATCATcattacatattttattatctaaaataaaaaatataatatatatatatatttatatatgtttgtatGAACAAGATGGAAATATTCTGACTGTTCAggaaaaaacaaaagatTTTATGAACAAGTCATGCAGTATTTcaaatgatgataaaatatgtatacatataaaaaaaaataataatattcaaatGAGCAATATACCAAAAAATGTGTTTAGGGGTTTTTCGGAAGTTTATCAGGACGAAAGTTCATCAGAAGATGAAAAGAgtataaatgaaaagagtataaatgaaaagagtataaatgaaaagaatataaatgtaCATAAACATGGAACAAATGATCAATTAAACGAAAGGTATGAATGTGCTTCTTTCAACGATACCTTAAAATGCGACGTGGAGTATGAAAAGAACGTCCCCGCATACTTTTTAACTTAtggaaatattattaataatataatttctaAGGAAGAGGAGACACATCAAGCTAATATTTCTCAAATGAACAATGAAAATAAGAATTGTAATGTTTATGGTAAGGTTATGTCTCATGCTCAAATGGAAAGGCATGTAGCGAAAAAAAgtgattataataatgagaagaaaaaaaacgAATTTATATTGAAGGATACCAGTGAGGTTAATGGTAATACTTATAAGGactataaaaattatgatgataNNNNNNNNNNNNNNNNNNNNNNNNNNNNNNNNNNNNNNNNNNNNNNNNNNNNNNNNNNNNNNNNNNNNNNNNNNNNNNNNNNNNNNNNNNNNNNNNNNNNacaaaaaaaaaacaaaaaaaacaaaattgtATGAAAGAAAAAGTACCTTTTGTTCATCTatggaaaataaaagtaaaaataaaaataacaaaagTGTATCTAGAATTTTATCACGAGTTCATAATTTGTCATCAACAGAACGTATAACAAACCAGTGTGATCATAAACCAAATGAAGAAGTTAAAAGTACAAGTGGTGTTTTAACAcctatattttttaataatggTGATGAAAAGATGAACCACGACACTGAGGGTAACATGGTTTATCATAAGAACAATATGGATGATAACCTTGTCGATGGGGATGTTGTGTCACAAGAAAAAAGgtgtttatttttttcgtcatgtgaaaataaaaaaaatgaagaaaataaaagtatcacctttaatgaaaatgatattaatagtggtaatataaatacaagTTCTTGtataatgaataatatgattgTTACGAAGGAATCGAATGAAGAGataacaaaagaaaaaataataaatggAGAAGCACAAAGTGCTGcttatatgtataataaaaacattttttgtTCTAAATACAACAAAACAAAGgataaaaatgaacaacGCAAATGTGACCTTTTCGaatgtaatattattaataatgataagaATATTGTAACAGATGAAAATAGTAATCATAAAAACTTAAGGAAAACAGTGgattattttgtaatacataataatatatttgacAACGATCCAATTATTATAtccaaaaataaaacaaacGATAGAGAAAGGAAACTATTGAAAACTTTTTCTTCCTCATCATTAAAGAAGAAATCActtttgaaaaattataattatcataaaaaaaaaaaaaataaggacCCTAATGTAGAAGATACCAACATGCTATATcatgatgatataaaagaggatgatgatataaaagaGGATGGTGATATAAAAGAGGATGGTGATATAAAAGAGGATGGTGATATAAAAGAGGATGGTGATATAAAAGAGGATGGTGATaaagttataaaaaataagaacagttgtaataataattccTATAATAATGTGTCCTTTAATAGTAGTGCTTATTATGAATATCACTCCGACATTGATTTGATACATTTTTGTaacaatttaaaaaaaaaaaaaaaaaaaaacttaaCTTCGCATCAACCGAGCTCCAAAGAATATGAACGAAAAGTTACGTACCATAAGGAGTGCTGTTCAAATGAAAggatgaaaaatattaaggTTAATGAAAGTGATCTTGGTATGatttgtataaataataataaaaaaaatatagaagatgtgaaagaaaaaaaagcaTGTGACGTGTTAAACAGAGGTTGTATAAAAGAACAAGTACAATGTAAAATTAGTGAATTTGAAAATGACAAGGggaataaaatatacatacaggaatttaaaaaatgtatagaaaaatataaagagTATGTGAATCAAGGGGAAGGGCACCTTAAAGATGAGGAcgaagaaaaaaataatgacGGAGAAGGTGAAGAGGGTGAATATGGTGAAGATGATGAGGAGGATGACGATGAGGAGGAGAATGACGATGAGGAGGAGGATGACGATGAGGAGGAGGATGACGATTATGAAGATGACGATGAGGAGGAGAATGAcgatgatgaagatgacGATGACAATTTAGATGATGACAATTTAGATGATAACAATTTAGATGATGAAAAATcgaatataaaaatagaaaataaaaaggagGTCCCTGATATTcacaataataatgatgatgatggTATTAATTGTTGTACGAATCTTTTTAAGGATGATGATACGTTATCAGCtcttgaaaaaaatttaacaaataataatttgatTAAAATAATGAGTGCTAAATATTTATACCATAAGTTTTTAGAATATAAAGATTTTATGAAGAACAACACAACTTTGTTTTctcattttaataaaatatatcaacatgaagatgataaaataaatacgTATAACAAAGATGtgttaaattatatacctaagaataataatgatataaattattatagtGTACCTTGTGAAGACcaaataaatattgatGAAAAGAAATCATCATTAAATGTTGAATTTGGtgatgatataataaagaaaaagttttttatttcttctgTCAATTCTCATTATGTGatgataaataataatttaacaaaagaacagatgttatatttaatacgaaatattttaatgtGCATCGAAGATTATTtgaaaaaggaaaaaaatcgagattataataaaatattttttttatttttttcgatatttatatataacacaCAAAATGGAGGGGATCAAAAAGAGATGCATGAAGATGAAAAATGGGATCATACGAATATGaatgaagataaaaatgtaGAAAAGAATGACGATTATAAAAATCTAagtaataatgaaaatagTGTTTATAATAGAATGCTTAGAGAATCTTTAtggaataaaaaaaaatatataaaattaaatatttttaaaaacattatTTTAGTTATATCTATTGTaagatattttttacatacCATTACTATATCTCAAAAATATACATCTTCCTATGATTCATTAGATGATAgtaatatgataaaaagtATGAACTCTTTAAAATTGAatgaaattaatatattattaaatcGAGCTAATGAAAttttagaaaaatattctttagGTATTGTTGAAAATAAgaaagtatatataaacaaatcAAATTATTACAACTCCTCAAAAAAAGGTAAACTATCTGTATCTTTACGTCAgaataaacaaaaaaaaacattcCATAGAATATTAGCTGTATATTTTGGTCATGAGCGTTGGGATTTAGTTATGAATATGATGATAGGTATAAGAATATCatctataaaaaaattttctaTAAATGACATatcaaattattttcatcataaaGATGTTTTACAATTACCTACATCTAATGCACAA
This genomic stretch from Plasmodium reichenowi strain SY57 chromosome 1, whole genome shotgun sequence harbors:
- a CDS encoding bromodomain protein, putative, translating into DEDDNYNISRCLSIYEKKNIDFEKRKHDTHMNRIRKEEKPSNISCIRGNNKNNDKATSKGNDNNNNKVGGTQNVAEEISTTKGKLNNIKKSNNNNNNNNNKCDNNNNNKNNNCDNNNNNNFDDNINNCHDNNYDDDFIGHNIFEEKKENLKDLLKIINYNKESMNDLSDDKMEKKDHEIDNVLSNLCSDNNICSDDNICSDDNICSDDHIYSDDNICSDDHIYSDDNIYCDDNYKKNRLNEMNKKKHLSCFDKTLDDLSTIIQKNEENDLNIIIYSDDHIYSDDNICSDDHIYSDDNIYCDDNYKKNRLNEMNKKKHLSCFDKTLDDLSTIIQKNEENDLNIIKRIHEIIISEKESPQDSCTNVINKIKKERNLTTHNINISTNININTNININTNTNINTNSNDDGNGNINGNINGKINGNIKGNTTIKSNSNDNSTTKSTTKSNSKTTIGNNINSKNDKAHHNNVVKKSEKSNKKEKEEENNSDDDDDDDNDSYNSIEIEPLTHKLSENKSINNEQQIILNRSIKRRLSQILDNMKKKKIYKMINNDNDDYTNICFSSHDMKEKLIERVMINKLTKITCHENDDLHNGYENTNYYLDKINLDVIYNKLHYDLYKNEEEFHDDVFLMFQVLKKMIEETKDKNEQRNLFNLRKNELKNYEQEFYKMLISIRGTKSANKFMMDQRRHHEKEEKYFLKFFLEPEKLSHHNNEKGLPSNKNKSISNNNKNNKNNKNNKNNTNNTNNTNNTNNTNKTNNTNKTNNTNKTNKTNNTNKTNNTNKTNNTNNTNKTNNTNKTNNTNKTNNTNKTSNNSYNNNFVTEDDTCTHNKYKSSISSNMLKGLSLENHKNILKDGINKEEGDDIINIYITDEEFDLSGKGGEDTYKDNISYVDNMDTISNTILLSKPNNVNIINNNEQVHLESSINMNNSNSHTKCIYNDKCSSLISNSHDHIQNDDLFNAQKVLSPNYMTAVGNVDKRNLYVLEEMKDHIKQHLGYDNTCYDNNNNKGDIKDDIKDDIKDDIKDDKKGDNNDDDNNNQHNNNYYYNVDEKSTSKAENSNKRLLKQWEKILRDNVLKLLKNDNNSFYFKTPVLEDSNINDNIKEEYRIKIKKPMDYITISRNLSDGIYKEPIDFYYDMKLIYKNCIDFNPDTEENKYIIDAAKSSDMKFEFLWNKWKEKINNNFCDLNNNIFNETYYIEFFRKITKKKKKHSSIYTLWIDYLISNNIDIQEFSKLRNININELNKKCKPNININDIKLINYKKLNKNNLLSYIFKEEYNNIVVNTKKKSLTVSSSAFVQEHIDNHTNKYVTQMIEENDLTDLNIQLNHVDKSNYDHIKNCKDNISQLCNLYEMEKNHHLNRTHMSYEKFNLKDDTHHSDDIKHTTDHENSKKHNMDHINNYPIQEKNKKIKIVLKDSNVVNNFEQNIQHKSKEEEKKSTKMLKKRKRNKNVILFEENIFDNYLENKKSCMLKCEKNVFITDCFYYKNIFRNLHEFIDDKSIEGNDEKRSSHQNGTTCENVISNQNVHNDDNKNNDDNKNNDDNKNNDDNVNNDDNVNNDDTKNNDDNVNNDDTKHNDDNVNNNINSGDVEQNDNPNLTEENKPIYDNKENIKKLWKEKMTTLYNYDNTNCKIHVFHYSPNEDKNLFNLSSLHILLSKIKNIIYIYIYICLYEQDGNILTVQEKTKDFMNKSCSISNDDKICIHIKKNNNIQMSNIPKNVFRGFSEVYQDESSSEDEKSINEKSINEKSINEKNINVHKHGTNDQLNERYECASFNDTLKCDVEYEKNVPAYFLTYGNIINNIISKEEETHQANISQMNNENKNCNVYGKVMSHAQMERHVAKKSDYNNEKKKNEFILKDTSEVNGNTYKDYKNYDD